One part of the Neisseria zalophi genome encodes these proteins:
- a CDS encoding gamma carbonic anhydrase family protein: MNIRPYLKHYPQIHESCYIDPVSTVIGEVSLAENVSIWPFAVLRGDVNSITIGARSNVQDLSMVHVSHKTPEKPEGSPLVIGEDVTIGHKVMLHGCTIGNRVLVGMGTIILDDVVIEDDVMIGAGSLIPPRKRLQSGFLYVGSPVKQVRPLSDEEKAFLVYSAEHYMRVAANHKQTMQE; this comes from the coding sequence GTGAACATCCGCCCCTACCTCAAACATTATCCCCAGATTCACGAAAGCTGCTATATCGACCCTGTTTCTACCGTTATCGGGGAAGTATCTTTAGCCGAAAATGTCTCTATTTGGCCGTTTGCCGTATTACGCGGCGACGTCAACAGCATTACGATTGGCGCGCGTAGTAATGTACAAGATTTAAGTATGGTCCACGTTTCACACAAAACACCCGAAAAGCCGGAAGGCTCGCCATTAGTGATAGGTGAAGATGTGACTATCGGCCATAAAGTTATGCTGCACGGCTGCACTATTGGCAACCGCGTATTGGTCGGCATGGGTACGATTATTCTGGACGATGTGGTGATTGAAGACGATGTGATGATTGGCGCAGGCAGTTTGATACCACCTCGCAAACGCCTGCAAAGCGGGTTTCTTTATGTTGGTTCTCCAGTGAAACAAGTGCGCCCGCTGAGTGATGAAGAAAAAGCTTTTTTGGTTTATTCCGCCGAACATTATATGCGTGTTGCTGCCAATCATAAGCAAACCATGCAAGAATAA